A section of the Candidatus Nomurabacteria bacterium genome encodes:
- the thrS gene encoding threonine--tRNA ligase — MEERDHKKIGPQLGLFYIDPVVGKGLPIFLPRGATVKRLLEQFIIAEEIKRGYLHVETPDIARLELYKKSGHYPHYKNDMYAPIVIDDDEFMLRPMTCPHHFQLYLSQPHSYRELPMRIAEISKLYRYEQSGELMGLQRVRAFCLSDAHIICASEEQAVLEMGRALDLIEYANRMLGLEMGRDYNYRLSLGDRNNTEKYHQDDAGWDKSENLLRKLMQNRGVEFSEAKDEAAFYGPKIDVQMKNVNGKEDTAFTVQYDLCMPSRFDLKYTGEDGKEHSCFVVHRSSIGSIERTIAFLIEKHAGAFPVWLAPIQAVILPIGEAHHDYAKKIFSELQQNKVRVELDLSNESLGKKIRNQKSQKIPYLIVIGDQEMRDQKLTVELRDEEDGKSKWEGISVEELSGKLNKLSPI; from the coding sequence ATGGAAGAACGAGATCATAAGAAGATCGGGCCACAGCTGGGCCTATTTTATATCGACCCAGTCGTCGGAAAAGGTTTACCTATTTTCCTACCCAGGGGCGCAACGGTCAAACGCCTTTTAGAACAATTCATTATTGCCGAGGAAATCAAACGCGGTTACCTTCATGTCGAGACACCGGACATCGCGCGACTAGAACTTTACAAGAAGTCTGGCCACTACCCTCATTACAAGAATGACATGTACGCCCCAATTGTGATTGATGATGACGAGTTTATGCTCCGGCCAATGACCTGTCCACATCACTTTCAACTTTACCTGTCGCAACCACATAGCTATCGTGAACTACCAATGAGAATTGCCGAGATCTCTAAACTGTATCGTTACGAGCAATCGGGCGAACTAATGGGCCTGCAGCGTGTTCGCGCCTTCTGTCTATCTGACGCTCACATAATTTGTGCTTCTGAAGAACAGGCTGTACTAGAAATGGGTAGGGCCCTTGATTTGATCGAATACGCCAACAGAATGCTTGGACTGGAAATGGGTAGAGACTACAATTATCGCCTCTCGCTTGGTGATCGAAACAACACGGAGAAATATCATCAAGATGATGCCGGCTGGGATAAGTCGGAGAATCTCCTGCGCAAACTGATGCAGAATCGTGGTGTCGAGTTCTCTGAGGCAAAAGACGAGGCGGCTTTCTATGGTCCAAAAATTGACGTTCAAATGAAAAATGTAAACGGAAAAGAAGACACCGCCTTCACGGTTCAGTATGATCTCTGCATGCCATCACGATTTGACCTTAAATATACCGGCGAAGACGGCAAAGAACATTCCTGTTTTGTAGTTCACCGTTCCTCTATCGGCTCTATCGAACGGACAATCGCTTTTCTAATTGAGAAACATGCCGGGGCTTTCCCGGTGTGGCTCGCCCCGATACAGGCCGTCATCTTGCCCATTGGCGAAGCGCACCACGATTACGCAAAAAAAATCTTCTCTGAACTACAGCAAAACAAGGTCCGCGTTGAATTGGATTTGAGCAACGAAAGCTTGGGTAAGAAAATCAGGAATCAGAAGAGCCAAAAAATTCCCTATCTAATTGTGATTGGTGATCAAGAGATGAGAGACCAGAAACTGACGGTCGAATTACGAGACGAAGAAGACGGAAAAAGCAAGTGGGAAGGAATTAGTGTCGAAGAACTTAGCGGCAAACTTAATAAGTTATCCCCAATTTAA